In Rhodamnia argentea isolate NSW1041297 chromosome 1, ASM2092103v1, whole genome shotgun sequence, the genomic window cacaatagatttaggaatttttagacaattatcTAAGTTTGTCGAGTACGCCAATGAAAAGTTGTGGTAAGAATAAGGACAGCTCGAATCATTACAAGCTTTACCATATTGGACTCGATGTATCCTCGATAACGAACATCTACTTCGCACGGTATCTGTTAATAAGGGATACTAAGTCGACAAGTGGATTAACAAACATCAAGCTAttgtacaaaataaatatttaagattATACAATAGAAAAACCAATATAAAAACAGCAATatggaaatttgaaaaaaactCTAATTTCGCACTAACATCAAATTTTTTGGGGCTAGCGTTTTCTTATCCCATTGACAAAGAGTGACATTAATAATTGCAGTGTCCCATGCGAATGCCCAGTCACATGCTTCTCATAAATGCATAACTGTGCGTACATCTATTGTACTGATCGATTGATTTCCATCTTCGAAAAAAAGTCAAGacgcacatggcaacacttgtgctctaaaaattaacttccgatcaaaaattaattttttttcttttcgagagaagtaaataatttttttttttttttacttctgcaagtggttcaaaaattacttctggagcaaacaaatgctctagaagtagaaaaataaagttgcgttACGGGacggatttctgctctaaaatCATTATCATGTGCGCCCTTAATAGCAAAAATATCTGAGATCTTTTCATATGATTAATCACAAAGTAATGTGATAATGTCTATTTTGTATTCGAATATGACAAATTTGTTTACAAATTAACTTAAAATCGGAACATTTTACCTCATTAAAGCTAAATGAATTGATTTGTAGTGTCTCTTTTATTGCTAAAGCATCATAAATTCGGCTGGCAATCGTTTGAGAAGCAACACAACAAATGACAGTTGTGTCGGCAGGTTCCGAGGCACTCGTTAACTTAACTCCGTTATGGATTGGGGCTGGGCTACACAGCTGCCTGTATCATTGGCAAGATGAAGGCTGGTGTTGATCCTCCATGCGGTCGGAGAGTCCCCCACAAGGAATAATGCGTGGATGGGAAGTCCGTTGAGGATAACGGTTTCTAACAGTAAAACCAGTTTCGAAGACCCTCTCTACTGACCCACCGACACCGGTCCTTGTCATGGTTTTGGCTCGAACCGGAAAGTCGCTACGTTAGCGGAAGGGGGGAGAACAGTTTTCAcaagaaaggaggaggaagaaacaaatttttagttgGGAAAATACCAGGGATATGCCTCATTTTTCACCCACAAAACCTCCGTTTTATCTTGAGTTCTGCCTTTAAAGTCCAATTCGGTTTATCAACGTGGATATATTTTCGAAATCGTTGCTTTCTCACTGAAAGATGTAAGATGCGATGCGTGTGCGTGATGGGGAATGTATTTTAAGTGACgattgtgatttttcttttttcttttttttttcagataatgATCACCACTAAGGCATAAAAAAAACGGCGCCAGCCAAGGATAAAGTTCGTGACAGGTGAAGTTTACCACCAAAGGAACACCATCGGCCAAGGACAAAAGACTTTGGATAGATGAAGTTCCCCACCTAGTCATAAGCCATCCGCCAAGAATAAAGGACTTCGGAACATGAGAAATTCACCACCAAAGCCTAAAGAAAACCCACCAGccaaggattaaaaaaaaaaaatttcccgttTACTATCATATCAATTTAGATAATATAATCGATATTATAAGTTCACTCAAATCTCACGTAAATAAATTTTCCTCGCATCACCTATAAAGAGCTTAAATATGTTTTAACTTGCACGTCTAATAAGATTTTGATTACCAAATCGGATCGGAGTAAATGGTAGTGCATACGTAAAAAGTTAGTCGCTTATAGAAATGTTAAAATTAGAGggatagggaaaaaaaatagatttcacGGCGTAAGATTCATCCAATTCGACACAAGGAATCTGAAATTGGACCTAAGTGGAGAGTACGAAGCAAAGGGTCACATGAGCTGACATGCCTCATCGGAAGCTTGATGGGATGGTACAGACTTTCCAATATGTTCGAGCTTTTTCTCTTATATTTTCTATTTACACATGATTTTCCTAACCTTcataaaagcaataaaaataaaatttttgatggATATTCTTGTTAAAATTAAAAGAGCATAATCATACTTCAGAGAAGATAGGGAAAACGGTCTGAATATTCAATTTTCCGCAGCTTCAAGTCccgacaatattttttttttatcgcatttttttagtttttttaaatttttttatttttccttcaattttttcatcactggctacaattaaaaaaagagaagaaaaataaatgcaaaagaaaaatggaaaaaactaataaaatatatataaaagttcaaaaagtgTTAAAGTACTGTAAAAAAATTCTCCAAGTTAGCGCCGGCCATACCATATAGGATTGCCGGCATCCACAATAACGATTTCGGGCTGAATTTGGTCGGatgggctcaattggcaaaaacgtgaaattttttgggattcaattggcataaattaAAAAGTGTAGGATAGAATTGGCAAAGATGCATTGggttttagaactttttggacaatttttccaccTCAAAATGCAAGCAATTGTAACTATATCGTAGCATAGGTTGTCTATAGTCGATGTAGTTGATGTTTGCTGTCTCACTAGCAGCAAACGAGGGCATTGGTGTGTGCCAGCTTGAGAATTATTCAAGTGCCAACATGTGCTCGCAAGGGTCCAATACAAGACGAGTCGTTCATATCATGGAATGGGAGGCAAGAATGAATGCGTGCATGATGTTGCTGCGGATGATGGAGAAagcaagcaacacagagcatcgTTTAGAAAACTGTCGGTGGGAAGCTAAGCGTGCGAGGACGGTGTGCTTAGGATGGAACAAACATGTTTCGCCTTCAGCCCTAATGACTATAAGCTCTCCCTATTACATCACCCTTGTTGCTAGGGTTGGTACATCTTGGTCTTCCCTAAACAAACCCTTgttcttttcccaaaaaattaggTGATTAGAGGGCATAATTGTCTAAAAAGCCCTAAATTATCGTACGGctatcaattcaatcccaaatttttcaattgtgtcagtttagtcctaaacaattTCGACGATCTGTCAATTCGGCCcgaaacctttcaattatgtcaattcattcgTAAACCGTTTGAAGTATTGTGAATTTAGTCCTAGAcctattatttgaataattgaccGAAAGGACAAGATTGACAAATTGTGAAAagttttataactaaattggcaagtcgTCAAAAGATatgggactaaattagcataattaaaaggcttagaactgaattgacctCCGCACAATATgtgtaggactttttggataattctctATCGTAattaaatagagagagagagagagagagagagagtattggGGCCTTCAATTAAGAAATCATTCGACAATTTGGAGCCCAAACACGATGCCCCAGTAAAGCACTTTTTGCATACCttgtttcctttccttttataaATCCATCAAACCTCATCTTTGCATTCCTGGCAACAAGTCATCACTCATCCCCCTAGCCAGGACTGGCGATAGGAGTTATGGCAATTCATCCATGCTTTCCACTTCTCCTAATGCACGCTGTTCTGGCTCTTCGTGCATTCTCTTCTCCATCCCCGGTTCAGGATCCTGAGCTAGTTGTACAAGAAGTGAATGAGTAAGTACTCCCCCAAAATTGACCTTTGTCATCGCAATTTGATTTGTTCTCCATATGCTCTCTTATGTTAATTCCACAGGAGCATCCTCAACGCATCGAGACGGAACCTCGGCTTCCTTTCCTGCGGGACGGGCAACCCGATCGACGACTGCTGGCGTTGCGACCCCGACTGGGAGAACAACCGGCGGCGGCTTGCTGACTGCGCCATCGGGTTCGGCAAGCATGCCATCGGGGGCCGGGACGGCAAGATCTACATGGTCACGGACCCAGGCGGCGACGACCCCATGGACCCCAAGCCCGGTACGCTGAGGCACGCTGTGATCCAGGACGAGCCCCTGTGGATCGTGTTCGCCCGGGACATGGTGATAAGGCTAAAAGAAGAGCTGATCGTGAACTCGTTCAAGACCATTGACGGCCGGGGCGCGAGCGTGCACCTCGCGGGCGGGCCATGCATCACCATGCAGTACGTGACCAACATCATCATCCACGGCATCAACATACACGACTGCAAGCCGGGAGGGAACGCGTACGTGAGGGACTCGCCCGATCACTACGGGTGGAGGACCgtgtcggacggcgacggggtGTCCGTGTTCGGAGGGAGCCACATCTGGGTGGACCACTGCTCCCTCTCCAATTGCCACGACGGGCTGATCGACGCCATCCATGGATCCACGGCCATCACACTCTCCAACAACTACTTCACTCACCACAACAAGGTGATGCTCTTAGGGCACAGCGACACTTCCACCCACGACAAGAACATGCAAGTGACCATTGCTTTCAACCACTTTGGGGAGGGGCTTGTCCAAAGGATGCCCAGGTCAATTATTCAtctattaatcattttttttctgaattagTAACTcgaatttattcattttattaatatatattttcttttttttgtaaatttttgcaGATGTAGACATGGGTATTTCCATGTGGTGAACAATGATTATACCCACTGGGAAATGTACGCAATTGGTGGCAGTGCGGCACCCACAATCAATAGCCAGGGCAACAGGTTCGTTGCTCCGAACGACGTCTTTAACAAGGAGGTGAGACGTTTGCCCTTTCTCGTTTCTTTTCAAGGACAACATTAACAGTTAAAAAGGTTGTAATTCCATGTGAATCGACGCGGTTAAGAGCTTATCGAGTTGGGCTTCCTTTTCAGGTGACTAAGCACGAGGATGCGCCGCAGAGCGAGTGGAAGCACTGGAACTGGAGGTCCGAGGGGGATCTGATGATGAACGGGGCTTTCTTCACGCCCTCGGGAGCCGGCGCGTCGTCGAGCTACGCGAGAGCCTCGAGCCTCGGCGCGAGGCCGTCGTCTCGGGTGGGCCCCATCACGGCGAGCGCGGGCGCGCTCGGCTGCAAGAAGGGAAAGCGTTGTTGATCAGTCAATCCATAGAGGGACCGGTGATTACTCTAGACCGGACCTATGTTTTCTCTTATGTGGAGGGAATTCAGGTTGCATATTCAAGACTAAATGCACCAGACACACTGAACATATCGTGAACATTAGTGGGAGAATGTTTAGTAGATCAAATGGGCGCAttccaatcaatcaaatcagcCTATCGGACCCGAACAATTTCCTCGCTCAGACCGGCTCGTTTCAATAAGAAAGAGATTTGAATCCTCTTCATATGACAAGAGGCATGAAGTGTGCCCAACTGAGAAGGCTCTCACAGCCAATCTCTAAAACTTGAAAGTTGACGGGACATTTTAGGGGAGAAATCTATtgcatttcatcaatttaatcttaaacttttcaattttatcatttaaCCTGAATCTTTTTACTCTTTGTGAACCGAGTCCATGCAGCCAATGTTGGCCGGATAGTGCTAATGTGGTCGCCAGCCGTTTTATGTAGCACGGTCAAGACTGGCgtggataattttcaataattttttaaaaaatttcttattattgttctgattttttttttttgcttttttttaataagtgcATTTAAAaccttaaaacttgtcacaaaaatgTCTTTGAGTgtcaaatctttcaaaaaatacaatcaagtcttaaaacttgttcgAAAGTGAaatcgagtcataaaacttttaaaaagtgcaattaagtcccaaaaCTTGTCGCGacagtgcaatcaagttctaaaactttcaaaaaatgtaattaatagaaggacttaATTGGAAATGCCATGAAGGCGTAGGATAAATGGAGCCCACGCCGGTgaattctagccaaaattgatcggatggactcaactggcaaaatgtgaaaaagatttagaattgaactgaca contains:
- the LOC115753838 gene encoding probable pectate lyase 5 — its product is MAIHPCFPLLLMHAVLALRAFSSPSPVQDPELVVQEVNESILNASRRNLGFLSCGTGNPIDDCWRCDPDWENNRRRLADCAIGFGKHAIGGRDGKIYMVTDPGGDDPMDPKPGTLRHAVIQDEPLWIVFARDMVIRLKEELIVNSFKTIDGRGASVHLAGGPCITMQYVTNIIIHGINIHDCKPGGNAYVRDSPDHYGWRTVSDGDGVSVFGGSHIWVDHCSLSNCHDGLIDAIHGSTAITLSNNYFTHHNKVMLLGHSDTSTHDKNMQVTIAFNHFGEGLVQRMPRCRHGYFHVVNNDYTHWEMYAIGGSAAPTINSQGNRFVAPNDVFNKEVTKHEDAPQSEWKHWNWRSEGDLMMNGAFFTPSGAGASSSYARASSLGARPSSRVGPITASAGALGCKKGKRC